A DNA window from Candidatus Protochlamydia naegleriophila contains the following coding sequences:
- a CDS encoding type II toxin-antitoxin system Phd/YefM family antitoxin, whose amino-acid sequence MNTFTAEEASQNLLKLIQLAQQDNSQFRISSEEGTVIILSEETYQNLMVTLELLSTPGLMNSFKCFNRPSELTS is encoded by the coding sequence ATGAATACATTTACGGCTGAAGAGGCGTCACAAAATCTATTGAAGCTCATCCAATTAGCTCAACAAGATAATAGCCAATTTCGCATCTCATCAGAAGAGGGAACGGTGATTATCTTATCGGAAGAGACTTATCAGAATTTGATGGTGACTTTGGAGCTATTATCGACCCCGGGCTTGATGAATAGCTTTAAGTGCTTCAATCGCCCATCTGAGCTTACCTCTTAA
- a CDS encoding protein kinase domain-containing protein gives MTQIPVPFSLHNSLRKAPPTPFLMPDPLIPPFWQGRKVEVELYNTDGEVERVRAYTLNPYQHTWLQCILLWIKERLFGRMTVMVKVEGENGLLHMRIDEISRVFNQPKKELRSQMNTLLEATHYLKQRQLTFALDKIGRIAQEQGIKLEDEDKEKIKAVADHVPFENLTKILSLKEFDQARIIATLIKMGDIYKRNLTLSTSRREKGFRYAFDIEQDNVYLSKVERGSQTTINLFDFTFQQKQLEPNELHLHLTGSETPPPTLMSNLRQLTQQIVDPYSLERKAVFDELNLLAKTCQIQLMSKQAFETLTRRVHPENLLIALNQQRNKLAKQTLLNTFNAIGNQLHSKPRVFSRRHVVYIKKQKNSDGSTLTHAFAINKKEIFVNLDKFAEGTYKIVSDALLLNNLNLPMVRIKFKNNTASSQQQFRDEDHLLRELHRSRNPYLVLPYHCRLMSHSPTANSQLIVFQCNHGVKGENLMDAFANHLLNALKEVGLGLDFLHKTGYIHGDVKPDNFLIEGDLHGVDPVKAKITDFGMTVKKGEFITGGTPFYLPSKALVAGSNGEMRPCEADENIDWFAFGTTILQLLSRKRVEAIGCLALLSADEKKFYIQEVRNLILQQHEPNSLESCVRLRLLDLASNIIGNEKESLVHLQIPLQLQELQNYFYLSS, from the coding sequence ATGACTCAAATTCCTGTTCCGTTTTCTTTGCACAACTCTTTGCGAAAAGCACCACCCACTCCTTTTTTAATGCCAGATCCTCTTATTCCCCCTTTTTGGCAAGGACGAAAAGTCGAGGTCGAACTTTACAATACAGACGGCGAAGTTGAAAGGGTACGCGCCTATACCCTCAATCCATATCAACACACGTGGTTGCAATGCATTCTTTTGTGGATTAAAGAACGTCTATTTGGTCGCATGACTGTGATGGTCAAAGTTGAAGGGGAAAATGGACTGTTGCATATGAGAATCGATGAGATCAGCCGTGTTTTTAATCAGCCTAAAAAAGAGCTGCGGTCTCAAATGAACACCTTGTTAGAGGCCACTCACTATCTAAAGCAGCGGCAATTGACCTTTGCACTAGACAAAATCGGGCGAATTGCGCAAGAACAAGGTATTAAGCTAGAAGATGAAGACAAGGAGAAAATTAAGGCCGTGGCGGATCACGTGCCTTTTGAAAATCTCACCAAAATATTGAGTTTAAAAGAGTTTGATCAAGCACGCATCATTGCCACATTGATTAAAATGGGAGACATTTATAAGCGCAACCTGACTCTATCGACGAGTCGACGGGAAAAAGGCTTTCGCTATGCTTTTGACATCGAACAGGACAATGTCTATTTGTCCAAAGTCGAAAGAGGATCGCAAACGACGATCAACCTGTTCGACTTCACCTTCCAGCAAAAGCAGCTCGAACCCAATGAATTACACCTTCATCTAACCGGTTCAGAAACTCCTCCTCCAACCCTCATGTCAAATTTAAGACAGTTGACACAGCAGATCGTTGATCCTTACAGCTTAGAGCGCAAAGCTGTCTTTGATGAGCTCAATTTGCTAGCCAAAACGTGTCAAATCCAGTTAATGAGCAAACAAGCATTTGAAACGCTCACTCGCCGCGTCCATCCCGAAAATCTTTTAATCGCACTCAACCAGCAACGAAATAAGCTTGCTAAGCAAACTTTGCTCAATACCTTCAATGCCATTGGAAACCAGCTCCATTCAAAACCGCGTGTATTTTCCCGCCGTCATGTTGTTTACATCAAAAAGCAAAAAAATTCAGACGGAAGCACCCTAACACATGCCTTTGCAATTAACAAAAAAGAAATCTTCGTCAATCTCGATAAATTCGCAGAAGGAACTTATAAAATTGTTTCCGATGCTCTTTTATTAAATAATCTCAACCTTCCCATGGTACGCATCAAGTTTAAAAATAATACCGCGAGCTCCCAGCAGCAATTCAGAGACGAAGATCATTTATTGCGCGAACTTCATCGCTCTCGCAATCCCTATCTGGTTCTGCCCTACCACTGCCGGCTCATGAGCCATTCTCCCACTGCCAATAGTCAATTGATTGTTTTTCAGTGCAATCACGGCGTAAAGGGAGAAAATCTGATGGACGCCTTTGCCAATCACCTCCTCAATGCCTTAAAAGAGGTCGGCCTAGGATTAGATTTTCTCCATAAAACTGGTTATATCCATGGGGACGTCAAACCCGACAACTTCTTAATTGAAGGGGACCTGCATGGCGTAGACCCAGTTAAAGCCAAAATCACCGATTTTGGTATGACCGTTAAAAAAGGAGAGTTCATTACTGGAGGCACTCCCTTTTATCTCCCTAGCAAAGCCTTGGTCGCAGGATCGAATGGAGAGATGCGTCCATGTGAGGCCGACGAAAATATTGATTGGTTTGCATTTGGCACCACCATTTTACAGCTGTTGAGTCGAAAACGAGTTGAAGCAATCGGATGCTTAGCTCTTCTATCGGCTGATGAAAAAAAGTTCTATATCCAAGAGGTGCGCAACCTCATTCTTCAGCAACACGAACCCAACTCGCTTGAAAGCTGCGTTCGCTTAAGATTGTTAGACTTAGCCTCAAACATTATAGGAAATGAAAAGGAATCTTTAGTGCACCTTCAAATCCCTTTGCAACTGCAGGAATTGCAAAACTATTTTTATCTTTCTTCTTGA
- the ileS gene encoding isoleucine--tRNA ligase, whose protein sequence is MFEEVPQESFDEREKRVLKFWQDGRLFEKSVENRRESPLFTFYDGPPFATGLPHYGHILAGTIKDVVLRYKTMKGFCAPRRFGWDCHGLPVENEIEKTFGLSGAKSIEEFGIARFNEECRSIVLRYTEEWKTTVNRMGRWVDFNQTYRTMDLPFMETVWWVFKQLFEKGLVYEGLKVMPFSAKLGTPLSNFEASENYKDVDDPSLTVAFQSRDDANTFFLAWTTTPWTLVSNLALMVGPMIEYVEVVDHASKRHFILASERLNGYYKDVEEYTIVRTFPGLELEGQHYIPLFDYFNDRAHAGAFRILLDDSVSVEDGTGIVQTAPAFGEVDFYACQKVGIDPVCPVDNNGQFTDEIPEYRGLFVKDADKEIIKRLKQNGKVIHHGTCRHRYPFCPRSDTPLIYKTVRTWFVAVEQIKDRLLAANSQIHWTPEHIQYGRFGKWLEGARDWAISRNRYWGTPIPLWRAADGEIHVIGSIQELEELTKTKLNDLHRHFIDELSFEKNGKVFKRIPEVFDCWFESGSMPYAQNHYPFENRELFDQNFPADFIAEGLDQTRGWFYTLTVLSAALFDQPAMKNVIVNGLILAENGAKMSKRLKNYPDPTEVIQQYGADAIRLYMLHSPAVKADDLSFSKSGVELVLRQILLPLWNAYTFFITYARIYNWKPTGVRQEPEQAIDQWIISLLNKLTLEVEQGMDNYDLARAVEPFVDFIDQLTNWYIRRSRRRFWEDQETPDRTQAFETLYHVLITLAKIAAPYVPFISDAIYQNLSTSDMPESVHLCDFPAYEEASRREKLEAEMAAVQITASLGHGLRKEHKLKVRQPLAAAHLASADPRVLDFLQDQQHLIADELNVKQVTFSSNEQDFVSLKAKPNFRYLGKKVGKLMPLAQKAIEKFDQKELTELLNNRPVVIHLEGHPVTLTTEDVQVERAVHEGIIAANQGTITIALDTKLNEELLLEGLAREIVNKVNTMRREADFSVTDRIKISMQTTGRVMACFARYKDYICHEVLAVEVQFGSCEGTEWDLNGEPTTIAISRA, encoded by the coding sequence ATGTTCGAAGAAGTTCCTCAAGAGTCCTTTGACGAAAGAGAAAAGAGAGTCCTAAAATTTTGGCAAGATGGGCGTTTATTTGAAAAGTCAGTTGAAAATCGCCGTGAAAGCCCTTTGTTTACTTTTTATGACGGCCCTCCATTTGCAACGGGCTTGCCTCATTATGGCCACATCCTAGCTGGAACCATTAAAGATGTCGTCTTGCGTTACAAGACGATGAAAGGATTTTGTGCGCCTAGACGATTTGGATGGGACTGCCATGGTTTGCCAGTCGAAAATGAGATCGAAAAGACCTTCGGTCTGTCGGGTGCCAAATCAATCGAAGAATTCGGCATCGCCCGCTTTAATGAAGAATGCCGCAGCATTGTTTTGCGCTATACTGAAGAGTGGAAAACGACTGTCAATCGCATGGGCCGATGGGTAGACTTCAATCAAACCTATCGAACAATGGACCTTCCTTTTATGGAGACGGTTTGGTGGGTCTTTAAACAGCTTTTTGAAAAAGGCTTGGTTTATGAAGGGCTTAAAGTTATGCCTTTTTCGGCTAAATTGGGCACGCCTCTTTCAAATTTCGAGGCTTCTGAAAACTATAAGGATGTCGATGACCCTTCTTTGACCGTCGCTTTCCAATCGCGCGATGATGCCAACACATTTTTCCTGGCTTGGACCACGACCCCATGGACGCTTGTCTCCAACCTGGCTTTGATGGTAGGGCCTATGATCGAGTATGTCGAAGTTGTCGATCACGCCTCCAAACGCCATTTTATTCTGGCTTCCGAGCGATTGAATGGCTATTACAAAGACGTTGAGGAGTATACAATTGTTCGTACCTTCCCGGGTCTCGAGTTGGAAGGGCAGCACTATATTCCATTGTTCGATTACTTTAACGATCGTGCACATGCAGGGGCTTTCCGCATCTTGTTGGATGACTCGGTGTCGGTCGAAGATGGAACAGGAATTGTCCAGACTGCTCCGGCGTTTGGAGAGGTAGACTTTTATGCTTGCCAAAAAGTCGGCATCGATCCTGTTTGCCCAGTTGATAACAATGGACAGTTTACTGATGAGATCCCTGAATACAGAGGATTGTTTGTTAAAGATGCAGACAAAGAGATCATCAAACGCCTCAAGCAAAATGGAAAAGTGATCCATCACGGAACTTGCCGCCACCGTTATCCTTTCTGCCCACGCTCCGATACACCGCTCATCTATAAGACAGTGCGCACGTGGTTTGTCGCCGTCGAGCAAATTAAAGATCGCCTGCTTGCTGCCAACAGTCAAATACACTGGACTCCAGAGCACATTCAATATGGACGTTTTGGAAAGTGGCTGGAAGGGGCAAGAGACTGGGCGATCAGCCGCAATCGCTACTGGGGAACGCCTATCCCGCTTTGGCGCGCAGCCGACGGGGAAATCCATGTGATCGGAAGCATCCAAGAGCTGGAAGAGCTGACCAAAACGAAGCTGAACGACCTGCACCGCCACTTTATCGATGAGTTGTCTTTCGAGAAGAATGGAAAAGTATTTAAGCGCATACCAGAAGTTTTCGATTGCTGGTTCGAATCGGGTTCGATGCCTTATGCCCAAAACCACTATCCATTTGAAAACAGGGAATTATTTGATCAAAATTTCCCTGCCGATTTTATCGCCGAAGGTCTGGATCAGACAAGAGGATGGTTTTATACTCTGACAGTCTTGTCAGCAGCTTTATTCGACCAGCCTGCCATGAAAAACGTGATCGTCAATGGATTGATCCTTGCGGAAAATGGCGCTAAAATGTCGAAACGCCTCAAGAACTATCCTGATCCGACGGAAGTCATTCAGCAGTATGGTGCTGATGCGATCCGCTTGTACATGCTGCATAGTCCTGCGGTTAAAGCAGACGATTTATCGTTTTCGAAGAGCGGCGTAGAACTGGTCTTGCGCCAAATTTTGCTTCCGCTTTGGAATGCCTATACCTTCTTTATCACCTATGCTCGCATCTACAATTGGAAGCCGACAGGGGTTAGACAAGAGCCTGAGCAGGCGATCGATCAATGGATCATCTCCTTATTGAATAAGCTGACTCTCGAAGTTGAACAAGGCATGGATAACTATGACCTTGCACGTGCTGTAGAGCCTTTTGTAGATTTTATCGATCAGTTGACGAATTGGTATATCCGCCGCTCGCGCCGCCGCTTCTGGGAAGACCAGGAAACGCCAGATCGTACTCAAGCTTTTGAAACACTGTATCATGTTTTGATAACGCTTGCCAAAATTGCAGCGCCTTATGTTCCGTTTATCAGCGATGCGATTTATCAAAACTTGTCTACGAGCGATATGCCAGAATCTGTTCATTTGTGCGACTTCCCAGCTTACGAAGAAGCCAGTCGCCGCGAAAAGTTAGAGGCTGAAATGGCTGCTGTGCAAATCACAGCAAGTCTTGGCCATGGATTGAGGAAAGAGCATAAGCTGAAGGTGCGTCAGCCGCTTGCTGCGGCTCATTTGGCGTCCGCTGACCCACGCGTTCTAGACTTTTTGCAAGACCAGCAGCATCTCATAGCTGATGAGCTCAATGTTAAGCAGGTGACTTTCAGCTCTAACGAGCAAGATTTTGTGAGCCTGAAGGCTAAACCCAACTTTCGGTATTTGGGTAAAAAAGTTGGCAAACTCATGCCATTGGCTCAAAAAGCCATTGAGAAGTTTGACCAGAAAGAATTGACCGAGCTGCTCAATAATCGTCCAGTGGTCATCCACTTAGAAGGACATCCTGTTACATTGACGACAGAAGATGTACAGGTTGAAAGAGCCGTTCATGAAGGCATCATTGCTGCTAACCAAGGGACAATTACTATTGCATTAGATACAAAGCTCAATGAAGAATTACTTTTGGAAGGATTAGCAAGAGAAATTGTCAATAAAGTCAACACGATGCGCCGCGAAGCTGATTTTTCCGTTACCGACCGGATCAAAATCTCCATGCAGACCACAGGGAGGGTTATGGCATGCTTTGCCCGCTATAAGGATTATATTTGCCATGAAGTCCTCGCGGTTGAGGTACAATTTGGTTCCTGCGAAGGAACAGAATGGGATTTAAATGGAGAGCCGACAACGATTGCAATCAGTCGAGCTTAG
- a CDS encoding SDR family NAD(P)-dependent oxidoreductase, with protein MEDKLNGKVGVITGGASGIGKEITTHLAKNGCKIIIFDIQRELGNVLAEDLTKEGFNVSYFEGDVTKEDDHIKLMKEVVSRFGKLDFACNNAGIEQKPSHLIDLDEQIFDRLVNINLKGVWLGMKHQIRQMLLQKKGIIINTASIAGINALKELSLYSATKAAVIMLTRSAALDYASDGLRINSISPGLIETEMAIRMKAEHPDYYQKNFIDVIPIKRPGYPSEIAKAVAFLCTGAVDFMTGHNLVIDGGWCA; from the coding sequence ATGGAAGATAAGCTTAACGGGAAGGTTGGAGTTATTACAGGAGGAGCTTCTGGAATTGGAAAAGAAATTACTACCCATTTAGCAAAGAATGGCTGCAAAATTATTATTTTTGACATTCAAAGAGAATTGGGAAATGTACTAGCTGAAGACTTGACAAAAGAAGGTTTCAATGTCAGCTATTTTGAAGGAGATGTCACTAAGGAAGACGATCATATTAAATTAATGAAAGAGGTGGTGAGTCGCTTTGGAAAACTTGATTTTGCTTGTAACAACGCAGGAATAGAACAAAAACCTAGTCATTTGATTGACCTTGATGAGCAAATTTTTGATAGATTGGTCAATATTAACTTAAAAGGGGTTTGGCTTGGAATGAAGCATCAAATCCGCCAAATGCTATTGCAGAAGAAGGGAATTATAATAAATACAGCTTCTATTGCAGGCATTAACGCCTTAAAAGAATTGAGTTTGTATAGTGCTACCAAAGCTGCCGTTATCATGCTTACACGTTCAGCAGCCTTAGACTATGCGTCGGACGGATTGCGCATTAATAGCATTTCTCCGGGTCTCATTGAAACTGAAATGGCCATTCGCATGAAAGCCGAGCATCCAGATTATTATCAAAAAAATTTCATTGATGTGATTCCAATAAAAAGGCCTGGCTATCCTAGTGAGATAGCTAAAGCGGTTGCTTTTCTTTGCACAGGTGCTGTTGATTTTATGACAGGTCATAATCTCGTGATTGACGGGGGCTGGTGTGCTTAA